Proteins co-encoded in one Bradyrhizobium sp. 170 genomic window:
- a CDS encoding alpha/beta fold hydrolase: MSFFEKGAVRIHYEEAGSGFPLLLIAGGGLNSNISGITGDYPPFNAIKEFGDEYRCITFDLRNAPPGQSSGPLEIDRPWDSHTDDQLALMDHLGIEKFMVLGFCIGGPLIWNLLKRAPDRIVAGVLAMPSGSRPEMRDWFYDNNMKGWAPELTKRRPDITMEMAKKFLTRMYRTNPDFVFTVTRDFVRQCQTPVLILPDDIPAHPYAVAMESAMLAPNAEVSLFPWKEPKERVPLAVRQIRSFLRAHRPVAS; the protein is encoded by the coding sequence ATGAGCTTTTTCGAAAAGGGCGCCGTTCGTATCCATTATGAGGAAGCCGGCTCCGGCTTCCCGCTGCTGCTGATCGCCGGCGGCGGATTGAATTCGAACATCTCAGGTATCACCGGCGACTATCCACCCTTCAACGCCATCAAGGAGTTCGGCGACGAGTACCGCTGCATCACCTTCGACCTGCGCAATGCCCCGCCCGGCCAGTCCTCAGGTCCGCTCGAGATCGATCGCCCCTGGGATTCCCACACCGACGACCAGCTCGCGCTGATGGATCATCTCGGCATCGAAAAATTCATGGTGCTGGGTTTTTGCATCGGCGGTCCCCTGATCTGGAATCTCTTGAAGCGCGCACCGGATCGCATCGTCGCCGGCGTGCTGGCGATGCCTTCGGGTTCGCGCCCCGAGATGCGCGACTGGTTCTACGACAACAACATGAAGGGCTGGGCGCCGGAACTGACAAAACGCCGGCCCGACATCACGATGGAGATGGCCAAAAAATTCCTGACGCGGATGTACCGCACCAACCCGGATTTCGTCTTCACGGTCACGCGTGATTTCGTGCGTCAATGCCAGACGCCGGTCTTGATCCTGCCCGACGACATCCCGGCGCACCCTTACGCGGTCGCCATGGAAAGCGCGATGCTGGCGCCGAACGCGGAAGTGAGTTTGTTTCCGTGGAAGGAGCCGAAGGAGCGTGTGCCGCTCGCGGTGCGCCAGATCCGCTCTTTCCTGCGCGCGCACCGGCCGGTGGCGAGTTAA
- a CDS encoding flavin reductase family protein produces MQYDPSDLKPRERYKVLTSFVLPRPIAWVTSIGPAGVVNAAPFSFFNVFCEDPPLCMFAANLRPDGRVKDTVINIRATNEFVVNMTDEALALAMHESSGDFPPEIGEPDYLNLKLAPSTKIAVPRLADAPFAMECRIWKEIDVNGDRLLIMGEGIHFHIRDELWDHAAMRVHMERYHPIGRMFADRYCRTDDRVVFPPAEGAKTG; encoded by the coding sequence ATGCAATACGACCCCAGCGATCTCAAACCCCGCGAGCGCTACAAGGTGCTGACGTCGTTCGTGCTGCCGCGGCCGATCGCGTGGGTGACGTCGATCGGGCCTGCCGGCGTGGTCAACGCGGCGCCGTTCAGTTTCTTCAATGTGTTCTGCGAGGATCCGCCGCTCTGCATGTTCGCCGCCAATCTGCGTCCCGACGGCCGCGTCAAGGACACGGTGATCAACATCCGCGCAACGAACGAATTCGTGGTCAACATGACCGACGAGGCGCTGGCGCTCGCGATGCACGAGAGCAGCGGCGACTTTCCGCCCGAGATCGGCGAGCCGGATTACCTCAATCTCAAACTGGCGCCCTCGACCAAAATCGCCGTGCCGCGGCTGGCGGATGCACCGTTTGCGATGGAATGCAGGATCTGGAAGGAAATCGACGTCAACGGCGACCGGCTGCTGATCATGGGCGAAGGCATCCATTTCCACATCCGCGACGAATTGTGGGACCACGCCGCGATGCGCGTGCACATGGAGCGCTATCACCCGATCGGCCGCATGTTCGCGGATCGCTATTGCCGCACCGACGACCGCGTGGTGTTTCCGCCGGCCGAGGGGGCGAAGACGGGCTAG